From Halomicrobium salinisoli, the proteins below share one genomic window:
- a CDS encoding GNAT family N-acetyltransferase, whose translation MASTASVRPAERGDVPGIQRVARAAWHEAYDDCFGEAAVAAMVDEAYDEDVLERMIGLDEVGLFVAAHDGEVVGYASCGMTEPASIGDLDIYVHPDHWGEGIGTALLERGEQHLREVGTMTIRDEVLVENEVGNAFYRRHFEEAGQRTVDFGGEEKTVAVYEKSL comes from the coding sequence ATGGCTTCGACGGCGTCCGTTCGACCGGCGGAGCGCGGCGACGTGCCCGGGATTCAGCGGGTCGCGCGAGCCGCGTGGCACGAGGCGTACGACGACTGCTTCGGCGAGGCGGCGGTCGCGGCGATGGTCGACGAGGCGTACGACGAGGACGTGCTGGAGCGGATGATCGGCCTCGACGAGGTCGGCCTCTTCGTCGCGGCGCATGACGGCGAGGTCGTCGGCTACGCCAGCTGCGGCATGACCGAGCCGGCGAGCATCGGCGACCTCGACATCTACGTCCACCCCGATCACTGGGGCGAGGGGATCGGGACCGCCCTCCTCGAACGGGGCGAGCAGCACCTCCGTGAGGTCGGCACCATGACGATTCGCGACGAGGTGCTCGTCGAGAACGAGGTCGGCAACGCGTTCTACCGCCGGCACTTCGAGGAGGCGGGCCAGCGGACGGTCGACTTCGGCGGCGAGGAGAAGACGGTCGCCGTCTACGAGAAGTCCCTGTAG
- a CDS encoding aminotransferase class V-fold PLP-dependent enzyme, protein MPDHAAIYDELDVPTVVNAAGTKTRIGGSLIRPEAADAMRAAADSFARISDLQSRASDLIADATGAEAGYVASGAAATMTLAAAAAIAGDDLGAMARLPDTEGLADEIVMPRTHRTGYDHALRAAGATVVDVGTNDRHLGTGSRNVEPWEIADAVGEETAAVGYVQKEYTEPPLATVADVAHDHDVPVIVDAAAELPPVSNLERFIEAGADMVVFSGGKAVRGPQSTGILAGREEYVRSAAAQHLDMHAHEDAYVPPEDLVDVDDLGGVPRQGIGRGLKVGKEELVGIIRALELFLEEDQAAKQEEWTARAMRVAEGLDSASGVITEITGDDAVSVAPEVIVAVDPDEAGITATELARELRQERPRVFVGADGIDAGRVAVNPMCLTDEEADYAVERMLSYLDE, encoded by the coding sequence ATGCCCGACCACGCCGCGATCTACGACGAGCTAGACGTGCCTACCGTCGTCAACGCCGCCGGGACGAAGACCCGCATCGGCGGGAGCCTGATCCGGCCCGAAGCCGCGGACGCGATGCGCGCGGCGGCGGACTCCTTTGCCCGCATCTCCGACCTCCAGTCCCGCGCGAGCGACCTGATCGCCGACGCGACCGGCGCCGAGGCCGGCTACGTCGCCAGCGGCGCCGCCGCGACGATGACGCTGGCCGCCGCGGCCGCGATCGCGGGCGACGACCTCGGCGCGATGGCCCGCCTCCCCGACACCGAGGGGCTGGCCGACGAGATCGTGATGCCCCGGACCCACCGCACCGGCTACGACCACGCGCTCCGGGCAGCGGGCGCGACGGTCGTCGACGTCGGCACCAACGACCGTCACCTCGGGACGGGGTCGCGCAACGTCGAGCCCTGGGAGATCGCCGACGCCGTCGGCGAGGAGACGGCCGCCGTGGGCTACGTCCAGAAGGAGTACACCGAGCCCCCGCTGGCGACGGTCGCCGACGTCGCCCACGACCACGACGTTCCGGTCATCGTGGACGCCGCGGCGGAACTCCCGCCCGTCTCGAATCTGGAGCGATTTATCGAAGCGGGTGCCGACATGGTCGTCTTCAGCGGCGGCAAGGCCGTCCGCGGCCCCCAGTCGACCGGGATCCTCGCCGGCCGCGAGGAGTACGTCCGCTCGGCCGCCGCCCAGCACCTGGATATGCACGCCCACGAGGACGCCTACGTCCCGCCCGAGGACCTCGTCGACGTCGACGACCTCGGCGGCGTCCCGCGACAGGGCATCGGCCGCGGCCTCAAGGTCGGCAAGGAGGAACTGGTCGGGATCATCCGGGCGCTGGAGCTGTTCCTCGAGGAGGACCAGGCGGCGAAGCAGGAGGAGTGGACCGCCCGCGCGATGCGCGTGGCCGAGGGCCTCGACAGCGCGTCCGGCGTCATCACCGAGATCACCGGCGACGACGCCGTCTCCGTCGCGCCGGAGGTAATCGTCGCCGTCGACCCCGACGAGGCCGGGATCACCGCGACCGAACTGGCCCGGGAACTGCGCCAGGAGCGGCCCCGCGTGTTCGTCGGCGCGGACGGTATCGACGCCGGCCGCGTCGCGGTCAACCCGATGTGCCTGACCGACGAGGAGGCCGACTACGCGGTCGAGCGAATGCTGTCGTACCTCGACGAGTAG
- a CDS encoding phytoene desaturase family protein — translation MERLADESVTVVGGGIGGLSAACFLADEGADVRVLEKNDQLGGRASRLETDGFRFDMGPSWYMMPDVFERFFAHFDREPGDYYDLEHLDPHYRIFFKDSDRMDVTGDVQSMAETFESYEPGAGDAFREYVATSERHYETSMENFVYEDRSRLRDWIDLDVLRAAPVGLSLLGSMQGHVEDYFEHPKLQQVVQYTLVFLGGSPRTTPALYNIMSHVDFNLGVYYPEGGMGSVVDAFVELGEELGATYETGREVEEIARRREGFQVETTGVESYRPDEVVVNADYAHVERDLLPEHERQYDDDYWDERTYAPSAFLLYLGVEGDVDPLAHHTLVLPEDWDPHFDAIFEDPRWPENPAYYCCVPSETDDEVAPDGHSNLFLLVPIAPGLHDGDGIREEYREKILADLAEHTGVDLRDRIVVEESFAVSDFADRYNATQGTALGLAHTLRQTALLRPPNRSSAVDGLYYTGSFTRPGIGVPMCVISGEHAANKVVEDQT, via the coding sequence ATGGAGCGACTCGCCGACGAGTCGGTGACGGTGGTCGGCGGCGGGATCGGCGGGCTCTCTGCGGCCTGCTTCCTCGCCGACGAGGGCGCTGACGTGCGCGTGCTGGAGAAGAACGACCAGCTCGGCGGACGGGCCAGCCGCCTCGAGACCGACGGGTTCCGCTTCGACATGGGGCCGTCGTGGTACATGATGCCCGACGTGTTCGAGCGGTTCTTCGCCCACTTCGACCGGGAGCCCGGCGACTACTACGACCTGGAGCACCTGGATCCACACTACCGGATCTTCTTCAAGGACAGCGACCGGATGGACGTTACCGGGGACGTCCAGTCGATGGCCGAGACCTTCGAGTCCTACGAGCCGGGCGCCGGCGACGCCTTCCGCGAGTACGTCGCGACCAGCGAGCGCCACTACGAGACGTCGATGGAGAACTTCGTCTACGAGGACCGCTCGCGGCTGCGGGACTGGATCGACCTGGACGTCCTGCGGGCGGCGCCGGTCGGGCTCTCGCTGCTGGGCTCGATGCAGGGCCACGTCGAGGACTACTTCGAGCACCCGAAGCTCCAGCAGGTCGTCCAGTACACGCTGGTCTTCCTCGGCGGCTCCCCCCGGACCACCCCGGCGCTGTACAACATCATGAGCCACGTCGACTTCAACCTCGGCGTGTACTACCCCGAGGGCGGCATGGGGAGCGTCGTCGACGCCTTCGTGGAACTGGGCGAGGAACTGGGAGCCACCTACGAGACGGGCCGCGAGGTCGAGGAGATCGCCCGCCGGCGCGAGGGGTTCCAGGTCGAGACGACCGGCGTGGAGAGCTATCGCCCGGACGAGGTGGTCGTCAACGCCGACTACGCCCACGTGGAGCGGGACCTCCTGCCCGAACACGAGCGCCAGTACGACGACGACTACTGGGACGAGCGCACCTACGCCCCCTCCGCCTTCCTCCTCTACCTGGGCGTCGAGGGCGACGTCGACCCGCTGGCCCACCACACGCTCGTCCTCCCGGAGGACTGGGACCCGCACTTCGACGCCATCTTCGAGGACCCGCGCTGGCCCGAGAACCCGGCGTACTACTGCTGCGTCCCGTCGGAGACGGACGACGAGGTGGCGCCCGACGGCCACAGCAACCTCTTCCTGCTCGTGCCGATCGCTCCGGGGCTGCACGACGGCGACGGGATCCGCGAGGAGTACCGCGAGAAGATCCTCGCCGACCTCGCCGAGCACACCGGCGTCGACCTGCGGGATCGGATCGTCGTCGAGGAGAGCTTCGCCGTCTCCGACTTCGCCGACCGGTACAACGCGACCCAGGGGACGGCGCTCGGCCTGGCGCACACGCTCCGCCAGACCGCGCTGCTGCGCCCGCCGAACCGCTCGTCGGCCGTCGACGGCCTGTACTACACCGGGTCGTTCACCCGGCCCGGCATCGGCGTGCCGATGTGCGTGATCAGCGGGGAGCACGCCGCGAACAAGGTCGTCGAGGACCAGACCTGA
- a CDS encoding SOS response-associated peptidase — translation MCGRYSLFAPPGDVEERFDATFDYDFEPRYNAAPRQALPVITSEDPGAIQRMEWGLVPSWADDRSDFGFINARAETVEEKASFGDAYERRRCLVPADGFYEWTETESGKQPYRVERTDGSLFAMAGLYERWEPPQRQTGLGEFGGGSGGDDAGGSGDVVETFTIVTTEPSDDVAPLHHRMAVVLAESEEETWLHGDPAARRELLRPYPGDLSARPVSRAVNDPGNDSPSVLAPPG, via the coding sequence ATGTGCGGCCGCTACAGCCTGTTCGCCCCGCCCGGCGATGTCGAGGAGCGGTTCGACGCGACCTTCGACTACGACTTCGAGCCGCGGTACAACGCCGCGCCGCGACAGGCCCTGCCGGTGATCACCAGCGAGGACCCCGGGGCCATCCAGCGGATGGAGTGGGGCCTGGTCCCGTCGTGGGCGGACGATCGGAGCGACTTCGGGTTCATCAACGCCCGCGCGGAGACGGTCGAGGAGAAAGCGAGCTTCGGCGACGCCTACGAGCGGCGGCGGTGTCTCGTGCCGGCGGACGGCTTCTACGAGTGGACGGAGACGGAGAGCGGGAAGCAGCCCTACCGCGTCGAGCGGACCGACGGCTCGCTGTTCGCGATGGCGGGGCTCTACGAGCGGTGGGAACCGCCCCAGCGCCAGACCGGGCTGGGCGAGTTCGGCGGCGGGTCGGGGGGCGACGACGCCGGCGGGAGCGGCGACGTCGTCGAGACGTTCACGATCGTGACCACGGAGCCCAGCGACGACGTCGCGCCGCTGCACCACCGGATGGCCGTCGTCCTGGCAGAGAGCGAAGAAGAGACGTGGCTCCACGGCGACCCGGCGGCTCGTCGCGAGCTGCTCCGGCCCTATCCGGGGGACCTATCGGCGCGGCCCGTCTCGCGGGCGGTCAACGACCCGGGGAACGACTCGCCGTCGGTGCTCGCGCCGCCGGGGTGA
- the rtcA gene encoding RNA 3'-terminal phosphate cyclase — translation MIEIDGSAGGGQLLRSAVAMAAVTGRSVRVADVRGDRPDPGVKHQHRAAVAAVAACCDADVEGCELGSETVTFEPGPVTGGEVAVEIPTAGSVTLVFDAVLPLAAALDEPLRVTATGGTDVRWSPASPFYRRVKLPLLAEHGVVARADLTSHGFYPEGGGEATLSLAPASPSRLDLVDRGDPLGVHVVSVCTHDLAESDVARRQATAAVERLREADCEILSEAVRRVDAPSPGSVALVRTDFERSLAGFSALGEPGRRAEDVGEAAAGDALSFLDGPGAVDRHLADQLLPFLAVAGGAVRIPAVTDHVESHLSLLRAFGFEVESEERAGGAVVRSPGQ, via the coding sequence GTGATCGAGATCGACGGATCGGCCGGTGGGGGGCAGCTACTGCGGTCGGCGGTCGCGATGGCCGCCGTGACCGGACGGAGCGTTCGCGTCGCGGACGTCCGCGGGGACCGGCCCGACCCGGGGGTCAAACACCAGCACCGCGCGGCCGTCGCGGCCGTGGCCGCCTGCTGCGACGCCGACGTCGAGGGGTGCGAGCTGGGCAGCGAGACCGTCACCTTCGAGCCGGGCCCGGTGACCGGCGGCGAGGTCGCGGTCGAGATCCCGACCGCCGGCAGCGTGACGCTCGTCTTCGACGCCGTCCTGCCGCTGGCGGCCGCGCTCGACGAACCGCTGCGCGTGACGGCGACCGGCGGCACCGACGTCAGGTGGTCGCCGGCGAGCCCGTTCTACCGCCGGGTAAAGCTCCCGCTGCTGGCCGAGCACGGGGTCGTGGCGCGGGCGGACCTGACGAGTCACGGCTTCTACCCCGAGGGCGGCGGCGAGGCGACGCTGTCGCTCGCGCCCGCGTCGCCGTCGCGGCTGGACCTGGTCGACCGCGGCGACCCGCTCGGCGTACACGTCGTCTCCGTCTGTACACACGATCTGGCCGAGAGCGACGTCGCCCGGCGACAGGCGACGGCGGCCGTCGAGCGGCTGCGGGAGGCGGACTGCGAGATACTGTCCGAGGCGGTTCGCCGCGTCGACGCCCCGTCGCCCGGGTCGGTCGCGCTCGTCCGGACCGACTTCGAACGGTCGCTGGCCGGATTCAGCGCACTGGGCGAACCGGGCAGACGCGCCGAGGACGTGGGCGAGGCGGCCGCGGGCGACGCGCTGTCCTTCCTCGACGGCCCCGGCGCGGTCGACCGGCACCTCGCCGATCAGCTCCTCCCCTTCCTCGCGGTCGCCGGCGGCGCCGTCCGGATCCCCGCGGTCACCGACCACGTCGAGAGTCACCTGTCGCTGCTGCGGGCGTTCGGGTTCGAGGTGGAGAGCGAAGAGCGGGCCGGAGGCGCGGTCGTCCGTTCGCCCGGGCAGTAG
- a CDS encoding YkgJ family cysteine cluster protein has product MSTEARRVEVYPGKEVVVDFDTDLTFECVEECTWCCQHGVLLYEKDLLELAARESLAEATTQFRGQDFVRREEKDRSEHVAEDGGACFFLREDGLCALHDEHDWKPARCSVFPLHVTVEEASDGEDPELHVSIREEAEEHCEGLNVSERRVVDHLDAFLPELLWELDDPETYREL; this is encoded by the coding sequence GTGTCGACCGAAGCCCGCCGCGTCGAGGTCTACCCGGGGAAGGAGGTCGTGGTCGACTTCGACACCGACCTCACCTTCGAGTGCGTCGAGGAGTGCACCTGGTGCTGTCAGCACGGCGTCCTCCTCTACGAGAAGGACCTGCTGGAGCTGGCGGCCCGGGAGAGCCTCGCCGAGGCGACCACGCAGTTCCGCGGCCAGGACTTCGTCCGCCGGGAGGAGAAGGACCGGTCGGAACACGTCGCAGAGGACGGCGGCGCCTGCTTCTTCCTGCGCGAGGACGGCCTCTGCGCCCTCCACGACGAGCACGACTGGAAGCCCGCCCGCTGTTCCGTGTTCCCCCTCCACGTCACCGTCGAGGAGGCCTCCGACGGCGAGGACCCGGAGCTGCACGTCTCGATCCGCGAGGAGGCCGAGGAGCACTGCGAGGGCCTGAACGTCTCCGAGCGGCGCGTCGTCGACCACCTCGACGCCTTCCTGCCCGAACTGCTGTGGGAACTGGATGACCCCGAGACGTATCGGGAACTGTAG
- a CDS encoding phosphohydrolase encodes MPEITVSESLYRKLEDATNGRDTEDAMWEMVHQFERVRNPSE; translated from the coding sequence ATGCCCGAAATCACGGTGTCGGAAAGCCTGTACCGCAAACTCGAGGACGCCACCAACGGACGCGACACCGAAGACGCGATGTGGGAGATGGTCCACCAGTTCGAGCGGGTCCGGAACCCCTCCGAGTAG
- a CDS encoding RPA12/RPB9/RPC11 RNA polymerase family protein produces MQFCDDCGSMMHTVERSSTSNQNSASSDDADGDVMVCSSCGAEDARDEERAAEFVSTAEQSDDDVIETEEGANFEGKPTADDVHCDECGHTKAWYTIKQTGSADEPPTRFFKCQECGHRWRDYN; encoded by the coding sequence ATGCAGTTCTGCGACGACTGCGGCTCGATGATGCACACCGTCGAGCGAAGCTCGACGAGCAATCAGAACTCGGCGAGTTCTGATGACGCCGACGGCGACGTGATGGTCTGTTCGTCCTGCGGCGCCGAGGACGCCAGGGACGAGGAGCGGGCCGCCGAGTTCGTCAGCACCGCCGAACAGAGCGACGACGACGTCATCGAGACCGAGGAGGGCGCCAACTTCGAGGGCAAGCCCACGGCCGACGACGTCCACTGTGACGAGTGCGGCCACACCAAGGCCTGGTACACGATCAAGCAGACCGGCTCCGCCGACGAGCCGCCGACGCGCTTTTTCAAGTGTCAGGAGTGCGGTCACCGCTGGCGAGATTATAATTGA
- a CDS encoding DUF7553 family protein, with the protein MTREELEAASDLLSSVADAAESADEERLETIADKLERFAEGDRGPDHGSLARIENALDDLEAEAVDDVAADVREAHEHVKEYRSGVEGV; encoded by the coding sequence ATGACGCGAGAAGAACTCGAAGCGGCGAGCGATCTGCTGTCGTCGGTCGCCGACGCGGCGGAATCGGCGGACGAGGAGCGACTGGAGACCATCGCGGACAAGCTAGAGCGCTTCGCGGAGGGCGACCGCGGGCCCGACCACGGTTCGCTGGCCCGCATCGAGAACGCGCTGGACGACCTGGAGGCCGAGGCGGTCGACGACGTCGCAGCGGACGTCCGCGAGGCCCACGAGCACGTCAAGGAGTACCGGTCCGGCGTCGAGGGCGTCTAG
- a CDS encoding ZIP family metal transporter, translated as MGITEQSDINGALGRWSAVGVASAVALVALSALAVATGVEKVLVISWVAFAAMAVGAWLGANAEQTDPHGLVWGYGLASGAMIASAAMFLLPQAIGIGGEAGAPQLGGVGVAAGIVVGYSAHTVGHRLTHVDLGFDVATAEIAAHALTAGLIIGVVYGAMPTLGLLLGLAIVSHKGPAGYAAARRLARDGKSATALLLPAAGVGITALPVAVVGISPPPALNAVVFGFAAGIFLHVAMDFLPNCETGSEIDEVCSLHEHSHDLLDELRTHAVGSTAIGGLAVVVAWLLL; from the coding sequence ATGGGTATCACAGAGCAGAGCGATATTAACGGCGCCCTCGGCCGATGGTCGGCGGTCGGGGTCGCGTCGGCGGTCGCCCTCGTCGCGCTGTCCGCCCTGGCCGTCGCGACGGGCGTCGAGAAGGTACTGGTCATCTCCTGGGTCGCCTTCGCCGCGATGGCCGTCGGCGCGTGGCTCGGCGCGAACGCCGAGCAGACGGACCCGCACGGCCTCGTGTGGGGGTACGGACTCGCCAGCGGCGCGATGATCGCCAGCGCGGCGATGTTCCTCCTGCCGCAGGCCATCGGCATCGGGGGGGAGGCCGGCGCGCCGCAGCTCGGCGGCGTCGGCGTCGCCGCCGGCATCGTCGTCGGCTACAGCGCCCACACCGTCGGCCACCGACTGACCCACGTCGACCTGGGCTTCGACGTGGCCACGGCCGAGATCGCCGCCCACGCGCTGACCGCCGGGCTGATCATCGGCGTCGTCTACGGCGCGATGCCGACGCTCGGCCTCCTGCTCGGTCTCGCCATCGTCTCTCACAAGGGCCCCGCCGGCTACGCCGCCGCCCGGCGACTCGCCCGTGACGGCAAGTCCGCGACCGCGCTGCTGCTGCCGGCCGCCGGCGTCGGCATCACCGCACTCCCCGTCGCCGTGGTCGGCATCTCGCCGCCGCCCGCCCTCAACGCCGTCGTCTTCGGCTTCGCCGCCGGCATCTTCCTCCACGTCGCCATGGACTTCCTCCCCAACTGCGAGACCGGCAGCGAGATCGACGAGGTCTGCTCGCTCCACGAGCACTCCCACGACCTGCTGGACGAACTCCGCACCCACGCCGTCGGCTCGACCGCGATCGGCGGCCTCGCAGTCGTCGTGGCCTGGCTGCTGCTCTAG
- a CDS encoding redox-regulated ATPase YchF — MSFDVGLVGKPSVGKSTFFNAATMNDVPEGAYPFTTIDPSVGEAYVRVDCAGPEFDHSCTPNQGYCDDGTRFVPVRLVDVAGLVPGAHEGRGLGNQFLSDLNEADVLIHVVDFSGETDIEGEPTEDHDPREDIDFLEDELDMWYRDVLEKGIERYRSGYHGEEADVEADLAEQMSAFRTSEHEIKQTILSLDLELDPDTWDEVDKEELAREIRKRTKPMVIAANKMDTRAAQANYAEIVDDPDYDHLTFVPTSAHAEKALKNGDEQGVLEYTPGDADFEVTGDLPEAKAAGIEQIREFVTEYGGTGVQRALETALFEELGAIAVFPGARQPEDEESFLQDCFVLEEGATAEDFAYFLHTDIGDGFLHAHDVRSGRQIGADTVLDHRDVVEITTTN; from the coding sequence ATGAGCTTCGACGTCGGACTCGTCGGCAAGCCGTCGGTCGGCAAGTCCACCTTCTTCAACGCCGCGACGATGAACGACGTGCCCGAGGGGGCCTACCCGTTCACGACCATCGATCCCAGCGTCGGCGAGGCGTACGTCCGGGTCGACTGCGCCGGCCCCGAGTTCGATCACTCCTGCACGCCGAACCAGGGCTACTGCGACGACGGGACGCGGTTCGTCCCGGTCCGCCTCGTCGACGTGGCGGGCCTCGTGCCCGGCGCTCACGAGGGTCGCGGCCTCGGTAACCAGTTCCTGAGCGACCTCAACGAGGCGGACGTGCTGATCCACGTCGTCGACTTCTCCGGCGAGACGGACATCGAGGGCGAGCCCACGGAGGACCACGACCCCCGCGAGGACATCGACTTCCTCGAGGACGAACTGGACATGTGGTACCGCGACGTCCTCGAGAAGGGCATCGAGCGCTACCGCTCGGGCTACCACGGCGAGGAGGCCGACGTCGAGGCGGACCTCGCCGAGCAGATGAGCGCCTTCCGGACCAGCGAGCACGAGATCAAGCAGACCATCCTCTCGCTGGACCTCGAACTCGACCCCGATACCTGGGACGAGGTCGACAAGGAGGAGCTCGCCCGGGAGATCCGCAAGCGCACCAAGCCGATGGTGATCGCGGCCAACAAGATGGACACGCGGGCCGCCCAGGCAAACTACGCCGAGATCGTCGACGACCCCGACTACGACCACCTCACGTTCGTCCCGACGAGCGCCCACGCCGAGAAGGCGCTGAAGAACGGCGACGAGCAGGGCGTCCTCGAGTACACCCCCGGCGACGCCGACTTCGAGGTCACCGGCGACCTGCCCGAGGCGAAGGCGGCCGGCATCGAGCAGATCCGCGAGTTCGTCACCGAGTACGGCGGGACGGGCGTCCAGCGGGCCCTGGAGACAGCCCTGTTCGAGGAGCTCGGCGCCATCGCCGTCTTCCCCGGGGCTCGCCAGCCCGAGGACGAGGAGAGCTTCCTGCAGGACTGCTTCGTGCTGGAGGAGGGCGCGACCGCAGAGGACTTCGCGTACTTCCTGCACACCGACATCGGCGACGGGTTCCTGCACGCCCACGACGTGCGCTCCGGGCGCCAGATCGGCGCGGACACGGTGCTCGACCACCGCGACGTCGTCGAGATCACCACGACGAACTGA
- a CDS encoding TIGR00300 family protein, whose protein sequence is MTVSREVELEGHIIDSGMMQRCFGIIMDMGGSFSVEEFEVGRHETDESYARMLVEADDLDQLQSIVHELHQNGANPIDPKDASVEPAPADQVVPHGFYSTTNHPTYVRYEGEWIEVENMEMDCAVVVEDGDDPRAYTKVLNAVEEGDLIVTGETGIKVEPPERPRGEQGAFGFMQGGISSERPSESTIRQIAEAIAETKAGGGKVLAVCGPALIHSGAREDLARLVREGYVDMLSAGNGFAVHDIERDLYGTSLGMDTESLDHPRHGHKHHIYAISEIIREGGIEAAVESGTLESGVMYECVDNDRPFVLAGSIRDDGPLPDTITDAVEAQNAIREQAREADMVLMLSTLLHSVAVGNCLPSTTRVVCVDINPATVTQLLDRGSAQAVGMVTDIGTFVPLLAEQLVGEDESDC, encoded by the coding sequence ATGACCGTCTCTCGCGAGGTAGAGCTGGAGGGGCACATCATCGACTCCGGGATGATGCAGCGCTGTTTCGGCATCATCATGGACATGGGCGGCTCCTTCTCCGTCGAGGAGTTCGAGGTCGGCCGCCACGAGACCGACGAGTCCTACGCGCGGATGCTCGTCGAGGCCGACGACCTCGACCAGCTCCAGTCGATCGTCCACGAGCTGCACCAGAACGGCGCCAACCCGATCGATCCGAAGGACGCCTCGGTCGAGCCCGCCCCCGCCGACCAGGTCGTCCCGCACGGCTTCTACTCGACGACCAACCACCCGACCTACGTCCGCTACGAGGGCGAGTGGATCGAGGTCGAGAACATGGAGATGGACTGCGCCGTGGTCGTGGAGGATGGCGACGATCCCCGGGCCTACACCAAGGTCCTCAACGCCGTCGAGGAGGGCGACCTGATCGTCACCGGCGAGACCGGCATCAAGGTCGAGCCCCCCGAGCGCCCCCGCGGCGAGCAGGGCGCGTTCGGCTTCATGCAGGGCGGTATCTCCTCCGAGCGGCCCTCGGAGTCGACGATCCGACAGATCGCCGAGGCCATCGCCGAGACGAAGGCGGGGGGCGGCAAGGTCCTGGCCGTCTGCGGCCCCGCGCTGATCCACTCCGGCGCCCGCGAGGACCTCGCCCGGCTCGTCCGCGAGGGCTACGTCGACATGCTCTCGGCCGGCAACGGCTTCGCCGTCCACGACATCGAGCGCGACCTCTACGGCACCTCGCTGGGGATGGACACCGAGAGCCTCGATCACCCCCGCCACGGCCACAAGCACCACATCTACGCCATCAGCGAGATCATCCGCGAGGGCGGCATCGAGGCGGCCGTCGAGTCCGGCACGCTGGAGTCCGGCGTGATGTACGAGTGCGTCGACAACGACCGCCCGTTCGTCCTCGCGGGGTCGATCCGCGACGACGGCCCCCTGCCCGACACCATCACCGACGCCGTCGAGGCCCAGAACGCCATCCGCGAACAGGCCCGCGAGGCCGACATGGTGCTGATGCTCTCGACGCTGTTGCACTCCGTCGCCGTCGGCAACTGTCTCCCCTCGACGACCCGTGTCGTCTGCGTCGACATCAACCCCGCCACGGTCACGCAACTGCTGGACCGCGGCTCCGCACAGGCGGTCGGGATGGTCACCGACATCGGCACCTTCGTCCCGCTGCTGGCCGAGCAGCTAGTGGGTGAGGACGAGTCCGACTGCTAG